The following are encoded together in the Lactuca sativa cultivar Salinas chromosome 1, Lsat_Salinas_v11, whole genome shotgun sequence genome:
- the LOC111906564 gene encoding protein PSK SIMULATOR 1 encodes MGIETMESSWFNTIWKSSRKPTILEPERPLIGIMSFEVSRLMTKVANLWQFLTHKQMTWLQDQLSNSLGTQKLVSDDHNYLMELALLEILDNIKCVAQAVARLGKKSMDPIYNNLDHIFDNPMEIDVNWCGWEYRLKKMEKRVKKMKRFTAVTSQLYEELEVLHELENDLKIMQENNTDQMKLHEFQKKVAWQHEEVADLREMSVWVRSYDYILRLLVRSLLTIVNRVKGVFGITRRSSGHISRGGSDIGKGNCFARSNSISALVSVYPFERDIKRSASNLGDKAVKSRNTGQVGSGCVLLDSKKRLFQKPTLGDAGLSLHYANVIIFIERLAIAPHFICPEAREDLYQMLTTRIKNSFRVKIKNEGVKVYSRDLAYEWSSLMQKTLNWLAPLAHNMIKWHSERNFEKQRMGLGGIVLLVNTLHYADQVKCEDAITELVMGLHYVSRFGREINDKAFVGCGYGGEFDDYLVHKCKIDSIELYD; translated from the coding sequence ATGGGGATCGAAACAATGGAGTCATCATGGTTTAATACTATCTGGAAATCTTCACGGAAACCCACAATCCTGGAGCCCGAAAGACCCTTAATCGGGATAATGTCATTTGAAGTCTCCAGATTAATGACAAAAGTTGCTAATTTATGGCAATTCCTAACCCATAAACAAATGACCTGGTTACAAGACCAACTCAGTAACTCACTTGGAACTCAGAAGCTCGTTTCAGATGACCACAATTACCTCATGGAGCTTGCACTACTTGAAATCCTAGACAACATCAAGTGTGTGGCTCAAGCCGTGGCTAGGCTCGGGAAAAAGTCAATGGATCCAATTTACAATAATCTTGACCACATTTTCGATAATCCTATGGAGATTGATGTTAATTGGTGTGGGTGGGAGTATAGATTGAAGAAAATGGAGAAACGGGTCAAAAAAATGAAGAGATTTACTGCAGTTACTTCACAGTTGTATGAAGAATTAGAAGTGTTACATGAGCTTGAAAACGATTTAAAAATAATGCAAGAAAACAACACGGATCAAATGAAATTACACGAATTTCAGAAGAAAGTGGCGTGGCAACATGAAGAGGTCGCTGATCTACGTGAGATGTCCGTGTGGGTTCGCTCGTATGATTACATTCTCAGGCTACTCGTTCGATCGCTTTTAACAATAGTCAATAGGGTGAAGGGCGTTTTCGGAATAACGCGAAGAAGCTCGGGTCATATCTCACGTGGAGGAAGTGATATTGGAAAGGGAAACTGTTTTGCGCGAAGTAATTCCATTTCTGCCCTTGTATCGGTCTACCCTTTTGAACGCGACATTAAGAGGTCAGCATCGAATCTTGGAGATAAAGCAGTAAAATCAAGAAACACGGGTCAAGTTGGATCGGGTTGTGTTTTATTGGATTCCAAGAAAAGATTGTTTCAAAAACCTACACTTGGTGATGCAGGTTTATCTCTTCATTATGCAAATGTGATTATATTTATTGAAAGATTAGCGATTGCACCTCACTTTATTTGTCCTGAAGCACGAGAAGATCTTTATCAAATGTTAACCACAAGAATCAAGAACTCATTTAGAGTGAAAATTAAAAACGAGGGTGTCAAGGTTTATAGTCGTGATCTTGCATATGAGTGGAGTTCGTTGATGCAAAAAACACTCAATTGGTTGGCTCCACTTGCTCATAATATGATAAAATGGCATTCTGAGAGGAATTTTGAGAAGCAACGGATGGGATTGGGTGGAATTGTGCTTCTTGTTAATACTTTACATTATGCGGATCAAGTGAAGTGTGAAGATGCAATTACGGAGCTTGTTATGGGGCTTCATTATGTTTCAAGATTTGGGAGAGAAATTAATGATAAGGCTTTTGTGGGGTGTGGGTATGGTGGAGAGTTTGATGATTATTTGGTTCATAAGTGTAAGATAGATTCGATTGAGTTATATGACTAA